The Rosa rugosa chromosome 1, drRosRugo1.1, whole genome shotgun sequence genomic sequence GAACAACTCTGTTGCAAACTACCACAGCTTGGTACTAGTTTCTGCTCCTGGTAAAGTTGCAACAACTCGCATCACCTCCTGAATATTAGTTCCTTGTTCCGTACTAGTATTACGGACATATGTTGTTGTACTCCTACTCTCGACTACTTCAACAAGACGATCAATTTGTTTAGACAATTTCGATGCACCTcccatcttttctttcttcctctttggCCCTCCCATaactcctttattttttttttctttattaggCCCAATTTGGCACTCCACACTTGTTCTCTTTTTCCCTCTACATTCATTACCTTGCTGGTCTATCTCCTCATCATCTCCAGAAATTACGTTATGCTCAGAATCCTCCACAACCTCTTCAATATCTATACTAGCTAAAGGAATCATGACAAAGTGACCTAGGGCTATGCTACCTCTTACAGAATAAACATGCAGCTCCATACGTTTCTTTAGAGTCAATGCAGACAAACTGTAACAAGATGGGACCCTAATTCCAATATTAAAAGTTTTTTGGATATTCAATTTACAAACTAAAATCTAAACCTATAGGGATTGCCACCTACTTTTAGAGAAGAATCACACCAGTTTATAATAATCAGAAAAAACTGTTACTTTTAGGAAGCAACTATCAATTATCAAACACTTGCCTTTTCTGAATTAAAAAGGCACAGAGAACCTTGCATCACAGAGAACCTTAGCATCAATTATCAACTATCAACTCACAATCCTTAGCATCACAGAGAACAGTGCATGCTAAATTTTGATACACAAGCAGCTccatattttcaaaaaaaaaaacaaaagtgcaTTGACATGTTTATGGTTTAGTGACAAACCCAAGCAACtgcctttatttatttatcttatTTATGCACCTTCTTTGTTGCAGCTTGATGTACTTAAAACTAAAGATAAAAACAGAATTCatactagaaaaaaaaaatttaaaaacacaaGCAAAGAAGGAAAAATACACACCTGAATTTTGGATTCCCACCATTCAACAGGTGCATCGACAGTCATCCTAGCCGGATCCCATCCAATACCAGTTTCCTTATGCAATAGTGAACTCCACAATTTCCAATCATTTTTAAGTGAATTCCACTTATTTTTCAATTGCCTTTTATCATAATCCCTTCCTGTTAACTCCTCAAAGGCCTTGATAACATTTGACCATCCCTTTTTATCAAAATGTGTACCAGGTCTGTTCCCTTGGCCACTTCCTTAACAGCTATATATATCACAAAATATAGCTACTACCTCATCAAGCCATGTGGCTTTTGGTTTTCCAGATCCCTCATTTTCAGTACTGGTGGATTTCTTCTTTCCCATCTAAAGATAACACATGCTTAGTAGTAAACAAACAATTGTTATAAAGTACCGTATCCAACACCTAACATGATCCTCACAAAACAAAGCTGTTGACCACAATAAAGAGCTAGATATATCATTTGTTTCAAACCATAGGATTCAATGACCAATTTGTAATTGGAACTAGGGACCAGAATATATCAATTTGACACTAATATGCAAAGGttgaaatatatacatataaaagaaccagtagcaaaaaaaaaaacccaggtAGCATCATAATCAAAGAAATGAAATCAAAGGGTGAAATAATTGGAGGGACTAGAATTGAATTGAAAGAGAGTGAGAATCTTACTTACCCCGTCTCTGCATGCGGAAATTTAGTACCCAAAATACCACAAATTGACCAAATCTAGAAACAGGGCAGAAGCGAGTTGTTTTAATCTGTTACTACTTGTTTTGCAGGGGACGCATATGGGTAAAAGTAAGAACTTTAGAGGAGAGAAAGAATAAGAAGCGTAGTGAATCGAAGCTTACAACAGCAATACACTGTAAATTTGGGGAGAGATGGAGAAGACTTACAGTGAGTTTGATTCGCTGAAGATAGATAGAAACTTTCGGCTCAATTTGTTGctgagtttgagagagagagagagagatagagagagaagcGGTGACTGAGAAAATATTGGTAGGCTTTGAAGATGTGGGAGACACAAAGAGAGATCTCGAGAGAGAGGGGAAGATATGTTTTTTACGGTAGAGGAGGCTGGGAAGAGAGAATGGATACGCTAAGCAACCTTATCTGGCTCAATGTAATTGTTAGAAAAGGATGAGGATAGAATAGGTAATTTGGTAAATTTTATTAGAGATGCACTGTTCACTTCGTGTTTTCCACAGAAGAAACTTCAAAAGCTAGCACTTGGTTGCTTCTCACTTTTAGCTTCCGAGAGAAGCTATTTGGACCAAAAGAAACTTCTAGAGAATTTACCAAACACCATACCATAAGCCCAAAAACTGAAGCAGCCCCAAAAGCAGCTCCAAAATCATCCCAAACTGGGCCATAGACATTAACAGAATCATAACCAGAAAATGAAAACTCAATTATAGGTTGTTTAGAACATGTCAACACCTAGGGTGGCAAGAAGACAGTTCAGTTCACCTTCTGAAGGCAAGTTTTAAATCTTGTTATATGCTAACATCAATATCAGGAGCCATAATCATTTAAACCTCCTATGGGGAGCAAGGATTCCAACTTCTAAAACTAATGTCACAAGATGTTAATCCAATATTGAGGTTTAATTAAAGTTTTTAACATGAGATTGCTATTGACAATATTATATGTGAAAAATTTAACTAAACTGGATCAAGAGAATATTTGAAGTTTGTGTCTTGAGTTTTGTTAGAGTGTTCACAAAAAATTTAATATACTGAATAGGGAGATAAACATAAAGCAGTGAACACACAATACTTGGATGCAGAAGCACGTACAAGAAACCCAAAACACATAATTGATCAATTACGTAATCACACATATGCCAACAAAGCTAAGTAACATAAGGCAaaacaaatttgaatttatatattTAAGATTGGTTCACTTCAAAGCTTGTCTTTAGCAATACGAAAACATACCAGAATACAAAAATTTATTTGCTTCTTTTTGATAAGGAGAGACCGATCAAAAGAACATATGAAATTTTACATTTTTAATAGTAATACAAACAGTAAATAATGATTACGAGGAGAAGTAGACACAAACCAATTAATCACAGGAAATACTGAGATAGAGGATATGTACTGGCCAATGAACAATAATACTCAAAACACACAACAATCGCATAAATTTAGTAGTGAATAGGGAGATATATAGCAAAAGCTCAATAAACCCAGAATACATAATTAATCAAGTgggatatatatgtatatatacacaGCAGTAAACTACGAATACTCACAAAGGACCAAATAATCATAATCACAGATAAGCCAACAAGACCAAAGAGTGAAAAACATGTCTCAATCTTATATCAATTTACTTCGAAAAATTATTTAGTAAAGTAGAAAACATACTAGGACACAAATCTTTGCTTCTTGTGGACTGAAGGGGGACTAATCCAAGGCTCGAATGACAGCATCTAAGGTTGTTCGATCAAGATTCCGATCATAATTTTGAGAAGATTTAGGCAGAAAACACATGATGGAAATCGCCATCGAAGAACCTAGCTTAGAATTTGGGAATGAAATTTGGGGCTGACCGTTATGGGTATAACGGTTAGCTTGGAATGAATGACTGTCTTACTAAAGCGGGTCTTGGGTTTGTCTCCGAGTGGATTATGGGCTACGATAATGAAGCGAGGCCTAACGAAAACTTAATTTATACAAGAagcagtttttattttattttattgtattttttaTTCTATGGTTCTTGATTGAGCACAAAGGCTCTGATAACAATTGTAAGAatattaagaaacatatatGCAATTATAAATTGTACTCAATACAAGAACATGTGATGTAAATTCATGAATAAGAAAACTAACCTGAAAAAGACATGTTTGATCTTCTCCTCTAAACAATTTGATGAAGGCAATCTCACCAATGGGGCAGAGAACTTGATTGCTTGTAAGTGATTGTTAGAGCAGGGATCAAGGTCTATAAATAGGCATTGAGGATTAGGTGCCTCCCATAAAAGTTCCCTAATCCTATTATATTTAGACCAACATGTTTCCAGTTTCATATACAATTAGGTATACCTCATTAGCAAAGTAACCTCACTACAATAAATTCTAGCTTTTGCAACGGGTTTATATGCAAAGACTGAAAATTCATTGTATTTGGTATGGTTATGCAAGGAATTTTACCGTCCCTTACATTGTTTAAGAGTATATGCAAGGAATATCCAATTTCTTTGCATTTGGCTTCTAGATATTTTAGAACCCACCCATAAATTCCTTGTACATATTTTCACTCTCCTTGCATTGTTTTGAGCGGGAGCATTTAGCGCTTAAATGAAAATCACTTAATGCTTTAATGCAAGGAATTGCTAAGTTCTTTACTTTTTATGCACAATTATTGCAAGGATACAAGATATTCCTTGTATGTTAGTAAATACAATGAGCTAAATCCTTGCTTCTTGTGTCGATGTCAAGACGAAAAGTGAACAGCAGAAGCTTCCTCTCACACACTCCAAAGACCATATCCACTGAGAGCTCTTAATAATCTCTCAGAATCTGAGAGCAAACCTTTTTTCAAAATCACCAATATTCCATGTACCTTTCTTCATCTCTCCCGTTCTTGATGTAATTCACATGACGATACTTGTATtcaggttctctctctctctctctctggttaAGGTTTAATctttcataattcatatatcCTTGCGAATTGATGTATGGGCTTTCCATATTCGTCCTCTGGgttctcttttcttttatcaattTGGGATTTTTATCATGTTTCTCTGTTTATGGGTTGTGAAAAGGTTTTCAATTTTGTGTGTAAGAAGATGAAGGCAAGGATCTTAAAACGTGTGCTTTTGTGTTGATTTTATATTGTCTGGGTGGGTTCATTTCAATATCCACAAACTGGTTTTAGGCTAGGGTTCTGGTGCTAATTCATTCTCTTGTTTCACTATGTCTGTAATTCATTCTATTGTATATGTGTACATAATGGGAGGAACCACCTGCATTAGAACAAACTTTAATCAATCTCAACACTTGTAAGCTAAAATTATATTATGATATATAGGAGGGATAATATTGCTATGTTGGTACCTTTAGGTGTCCTTACAAGATTaaagaaattttgttttttgctttGTTGATATGAATTAGAGTTTACCGAatgtcattgttttgtttatttattattattttttttgtatttctcaGGGCTTGCTATCCAAAATTGAGTTAAAGATCATTCAGCTACCTCATCACTGATCTTCAGTTGCATTGTTTCTGGAAGGTATAAGATATCTTTTCTACATTTGTTTATGCCAAAATCATCGGTACATAATTTAATCTTCATATGAGGTTTATTATAGCATATATGGATtccaaaatgtctattgcctACTCTCAGTTCAAGACTTGATGAAGGAGTAGAAAGCATTTGGGTCTCCTGAGTTGGGACGAGTAAACTTGCCTAATACATATCTTTGGAATGAGAGACCCATCTCACATTGGCACTGGCTATGTGACAACATATACACCAATCAGTCTTGCATTGTATACATTCTACTTATTTTCTTTAGTCAATTTTTCTAACTAAAACCTTAAAGTTCAATAATAGTCTATTGTTATAATGAAGGAAATTGAGCAAAAGAATTCTGCAAACCAATATATGCCCCCAGCATACCCACAGAGCCGGAGCACGACCATATGTACAATATGCTTTGGTGGCCTCTAAAGGTAAATAGAAAttagtttcaattttcaaaagcAAAATTACAAATTTTCAAAAGCAAAATTTCAATGGACAGTTAACTGGTTagtgatatatatgtatatttgtTTAATGGAGGATGGCAAGGAGTTATTGCTCATACAGTCATACATAATTGGGGAGAGAAACACAAGGATGATAATCATGAATAAATCAAGGAGGTTGCCAAGAACAAATATGTAAGTCAGCTAATGTAGGTTCTGTATATCACATTGTGTTAGTGACCTGCACAAAattagtgctcaatttaaaaccctatcaatgtagtaagaataagtagagatcgttctcaaccggggattagggcttaattaattcctgaaaaataaaacgttagtAAAACAAAACTATATATTATAAACAATATTTACGAAAAATACAAGTAAGgggatttaggatttatttaatttaacaactaagtaaatatatacatgtgacacatcaaaaccaaaatcaagtAGAAATATGTAAATGGAACGAAATTAAATAGGATTAACTACTACTAACACGTTGGCAAagtttcaaacatcaaatcacgaatcaaaatatgtttaagCATAGAAttgatcaagaacaaagatgaacacATACAAAGTtttttttacttcccttaattaaattaactagatgaacgcaccatagttaaccctattaatcatgcaattactagtggtagctaatcactaacaaaaacacttttAACGCATTAAGAAtcatggaagtttgatcaattcaagtcaagaacacaagttagaacgtgaatcaagcatgcaagactcattgttaatttacctaagtaattttaggttttccaccgaaattattaaagcctagaacgctagcaccttaatatagattcaattacatgctcatcaacctaagtatgcatccaaagatcaattaacacataaaagatgggattgaagctcgaaattaacaatcatgcaagaacatatagaaatcgcaatttttcaattcaaaaacctaaaacatgcttcatagtattcgaaaatcACATATCTAAAATCAATCTTTCATCATCACAAGAAATCACAAATCATCAATCcaagaaagaaaaccaaaatcgaaATTTATAAAAACCTGAAATAACTTTCTTATACAAAACCGAAAACATAAAGTtgtgttcatggttacactttttgatcttcaaggacgcaagaaAATAATAGTAAGTgatggaatggatgaggatCACGGCAAGGTTGATTGAATGGAGAGGATGGATGCTCACGGCCTTGACTTGGAACTTCTTTGAAATTGCCGAAACTATGGAAGAGAATGGGAAGTGTTTGTGACTTTTGATTatgaattttgtggtgtgtagaagagcttcacaaacctcctttatatagtgaaCGGAAAGGGCTAGGGTTCCCTTGAATTTCTCTTAAATTATATCACTTCGACCAATAAGAAAATAGCATGAAAATTGGAGAGCAAGTAACCTTTATTTTGCTGAAATATTCCATGTATGTAGACTATATTTCGGCCTCCTTGTATGTAGAGTCATAATTCAATActtattcctctattttctctTCAAAAATTCTCAAGAAATCCGAAAATAATCCCAAAATATATTTGCCGAAAATCCTTGAATATTCCTTGTATATATCAcggcaaaaaaaaataattagaaTGGGCCATGGACTCCTCAAGAcgtcaagaaggatctagagactcatgtgcaagtcacatgcttcaaacttCGGGACAAACTCTCCCAAAATGGGCCAATTCGAAATCCATCTTATgtattgccgaaattccttcaataatctagaacattcttgaactatcttgagtcatcttcaagacacagcatctcctagtctcaccaggtctcctagcagcatcaggactcctaacatcattaggtttcctagtccaactgggactctgccatttcttcatttccgaacatcatttttcTGAGCTCtttcctagttgcattaggattcctacttcaacagagattccttttcctagtagaACTgcgaaaacttcatttctccatttcttctcattTCTGCGCAAATAACTCCTTGCCTTCCATTTCCagactcaaaactacctaaaaacacaaaacaagttagaaatgacattgttaaggaaataactaagcaaaatgtagagagaaatgtactaaaaatatagaaaatattCGTCCGATCAGTTAGTTGGTTATCACTCCATTCTTCTAGGGCCCTCAAAAATCTACTTTACCATGTATAAAATGATTAGGTTAGTTGCAATAAACTTCGGTTATTAAGCTCTTGGTAGGTTACTATAGCTTAATCATGGAGTCATTTGACCAATCTCTTTCTATCATGTCTTAATCTCtttgttttattcttttttggtcaaaattcaTGTTTCTCTTACTAGCTAGTTTAATGATATAGCTCTGGGCAGCTTCTTTAATTAGATATATGGATATATTTAATGTAGAACTTGACTTTTGTACCCAGATCAATCGGTTTTGTCATGGATTTGAATATACAGGATAATTTTTGGAGGGATGATGTTGTTGTTTTAAATGACATTGTTTTTTTTAGTGTTTTTCTTGTCTGGGATTTCTCAGTACTATTGAACTATTCTTTTTTGGTAGCTTGTGATTATCCAACTGCTCTGTCTTGTACTATACAGCAACCCCCAAATGATATTCTTAGTCTCATGAATTTTAGTCTTACAAAAGGCAACACAATCTAGGCTTATTCTATATATTGGCTGGACCATAATAATGGAAACAAACGAGCCCTATATTTCTTAGACATATCACATATGTGTCGAGCCATGTTATTTGTCTTTagtcattcttcttcttttattcttttaaaGGAGAAGATGGAGGCAGAGAGAAATGCCCTTATAGAGAAGTTGTACTAAGAGGTGCTTGAGGATACTACACATGATTGTCAAACTGACTTTGGAACCTGtgtaataccctggaaaatccaaattaaattccgtggatttttagaaa encodes the following:
- the LOC133726250 gene encoding uncharacterized protein LOC133726250, whose translation is MAPDIDVLTCSKQPIIEFSFSGYDSVNVYGPVWDDFGAAFGAASVFGLMMGKKKSTSTENEGSGKPKATWLDEAFEELTGRDYDKRQLKNKWNSLKNDWKLWSSLLHKETGIGWDPARMTVDAPVEWWESKIQKRVPSCYSLSALTLKKRMELHVYSVRGSIALGHFVMIPLASIDIEEVVEDSEHNVISGDDEEIDQQGNECRGKKRTSVECQIGPNKEKKNKGVMGGPKRKKEKMGGASKLSKQIDRLVEVVESRSTTTYVRNTSTEQGTNIQEVMRVVATLPGAETSTKLW